A part of Mycolicibacterium sp. TUM20985 genomic DNA contains:
- a CDS encoding 2-oxoacid:acceptor oxidoreductase subunit alpha, translated as MTLSGSEAGTNSTPQKLEKVVIRFAGDSGDGMQLTGDRFTTEAALFGNDLATQPNYPAEIRAPQGTLPGVSSFQIQIADFDILTAGDRPDVLVAMNPAALKANVGDLPRGGLVIANSDEFTKRNLAKVGYDSNPLETDELSDYVVQAVPMTTLTLGAVEEIGASKKDGSRAKNMFALGLLSWMYSRELQHSERFIREKFARKPEIAEANVLALKAGWNYGETTEAFGTTYEVAPAKLKSGEYRQISGNTALAYGIVVAGQLADTRVMLGSYPITPASDILHELSKHKNFNVLTFQAEDEIAGIGAALGASYGGALGVTSTSGPGVALKAEAIGLGVMAELPLLVVDVQRGGPSTGLPTKTEQADLLQALYGRNGESPVAVLAPQSPSDCFEIAVEAARIALTYRTPVILLSDGAIANGSEPWRIPDVTDSSTFAPIDHTFAKPDEPFQPYARDPETLARQFAVPGTPGLEHRIGGLESANGSGNISYEPKNHDLMVRLRQAKIDGITVPDLVVDDPSGAAELLIVGWGSSYGPIGEACRRARRQGIKVAHAQIRHLNPLPANVGDVLRSYSNVVVPEMNLGQLALLLRGKFLVDIQSVTKVEGMAFLAEEVEGIIESALDGTLREKESDKAKFARLAAATVETGVGAEQ; from the coding sequence GTGACGTTGAGCGGCAGCGAAGCCGGGACCAATTCCACCCCGCAGAAGCTCGAAAAGGTCGTGATCCGGTTCGCGGGCGACTCGGGTGACGGCATGCAGCTGACGGGCGACCGGTTCACCACCGAGGCCGCACTCTTCGGCAACGACCTTGCTACCCAACCGAATTACCCCGCCGAGATCCGCGCACCACAGGGCACGCTGCCCGGTGTGTCGTCGTTCCAGATCCAGATCGCCGACTTCGACATCCTCACCGCGGGCGACCGTCCCGACGTGCTCGTCGCCATGAATCCGGCCGCACTCAAGGCCAACGTGGGCGACCTGCCGCGTGGCGGTCTGGTCATCGCCAACTCCGACGAGTTCACCAAGCGCAACCTGGCGAAGGTCGGCTACGACTCGAACCCGCTGGAGACCGACGAGCTCTCCGACTACGTCGTGCAGGCCGTGCCGATGACCACGCTGACGCTGGGAGCCGTCGAAGAGATCGGTGCCTCGAAGAAGGACGGTTCGCGAGCCAAGAACATGTTCGCGCTCGGACTGCTGTCGTGGATGTACAGCCGCGAGCTCCAGCACAGCGAGAGATTCATCCGCGAGAAGTTCGCCCGCAAGCCCGAGATCGCCGAAGCCAACGTCCTCGCGCTGAAGGCCGGCTGGAACTACGGCGAGACCACCGAGGCGTTCGGCACCACCTACGAAGTGGCACCCGCCAAGCTGAAGTCCGGTGAGTACCGCCAGATCTCCGGCAACACCGCGCTGGCGTACGGCATCGTCGTCGCCGGTCAGCTGGCCGATACGCGGGTGATGCTCGGCAGCTACCCGATCACCCCGGCGTCGGACATCTTGCACGAGCTGTCCAAGCACAAGAACTTCAACGTGCTCACCTTCCAGGCGGAGGACGAGATCGCCGGTATCGGCGCGGCCCTCGGGGCGTCCTACGGCGGCGCGCTCGGCGTCACCAGTACCTCGGGTCCCGGCGTGGCCCTCAAGGCGGAGGCGATCGGCCTCGGCGTGATGGCCGAACTCCCGCTGCTCGTCGTCGACGTCCAGCGTGGCGGACCGTCCACCGGCCTGCCGACCAAGACCGAGCAGGCGGACCTGCTGCAGGCGCTGTACGGGCGCAACGGTGAATCGCCGGTGGCGGTGCTCGCACCGCAGTCGCCGTCGGACTGCTTCGAGATCGCCGTCGAGGCGGCCCGGATCGCCCTGACCTACCGCACGCCCGTGATCCTGCTGTCGGACGGCGCAATCGCCAACGGCTCGGAGCCGTGGCGCATCCCGGACGTCACTGATTCGTCCACGTTCGCACCGATCGACCACACCTTCGCCAAGCCGGACGAGCCCTTCCAGCCGTACGCCCGCGACCCCGAGACGCTGGCGCGCCAGTTCGCGGTTCCCGGCACGCCGGGCCTGGAGCACCGCATCGGCGGTCTCGAATCGGCCAACGGCTCGGGCAACATCTCCTACGAGCCCAAGAACCATGACCTGATGGTCCGTCTGCGCCAGGCCAAGATCGACGGCATCACCGTTCCCGATCTGGTGGTCGACGATCCGAGTGGTGCGGCGGAGCTCCTCATCGTGGGCTGGGGCAGCTCTTACGGCCCGATCGGCGAAGCGTGCCGACGCGCCCGGCGCCAGGGCATCAAGGTCGCGCACGCCCAGATCCGCCACCTCAACCCGCTGCCCGCCAACGTCGGCGACGTCCTGCGGAGTTACTCCAACGTGGTCGTGCCGGAGATGAACCTGGGACAGCTCGCCTTGCTGCTGCGGGGCAAGTTCCTCGTCGACATCCAGTCGGTGACGAAGGTGGAAGGCATGGCGTTCCTCGCCGAGGAGGTGGAGGGCATCATCGAATCCGCCCTCGACGGGACGCTGCGCGAAAAGGAAAGTGACAAGGCCAAGTTCGCCCGGTTGGCAGCCGCCACCGTGGAGACGGGCGTAGGAGCGGAACAATGA
- a CDS encoding 2-oxoacid:ferredoxin oxidoreductase subunit beta — protein MTDLIGTDLGLTKVSGVPTTNEPQKSKDFASDQEVRWCPGCGDYVILNTIRSFLPELGLKRENMVFVSGIGCSSRFPYYLETYGLHSIHGRAPTFATGLALARDDLSVWVVTGDGDALSIGGNHLIHALRRNVNITILLFNNRIYGLTKGQYSPTSEVGKVTKSTPMGSLDYPFNPVSLALGAEASFVGRALDSDKKGLTEVLRAAASHRGAALVEIMQDCPIFNDGSFDALRKEGSEERLISVSHGQPITFGIDGEYCVVKSGFGLEVAKTADVSVDEIVLHDATTQDPAYAFALSRLSEQNLEHTVMGIFRQVSRPTYDEMAHDQVTSARESKPHDTEALQSLLRGKDTWNVE, from the coding sequence ATGACTGACCTAATCGGTACCGACCTGGGTCTCACGAAGGTCAGCGGCGTGCCGACGACCAACGAGCCGCAGAAGTCCAAGGACTTCGCCAGCGACCAGGAGGTGCGTTGGTGCCCGGGTTGCGGTGACTACGTCATCCTCAACACCATCCGCAGCTTCCTGCCCGAGCTTGGGCTCAAGCGCGAGAACATGGTGTTCGTCAGCGGTATCGGCTGCTCCAGCCGGTTCCCCTACTACCTCGAGACCTACGGCCTGCACTCCATCCACGGACGCGCCCCGACCTTCGCGACCGGCCTCGCGCTGGCCCGCGACGACCTGTCGGTCTGGGTCGTCACCGGTGACGGCGACGCGTTGTCCATTGGCGGCAACCACCTGATCCACGCCCTGCGGCGAAACGTGAACATCACGATTCTGCTGTTCAACAACCGCATCTACGGTCTGACCAAGGGCCAGTACTCACCGACCTCCGAAGTCGGCAAGGTCACGAAGTCGACGCCGATGGGTTCGCTGGACTACCCCTTCAACCCGGTGTCGCTGGCGCTGGGCGCGGAGGCGTCGTTCGTCGGTCGCGCGTTGGATTCGGACAAGAAGGGCCTGACCGAGGTGCTGCGGGCCGCGGCCAGCCACCGCGGCGCTGCGCTCGTCGAGATCATGCAGGACTGCCCGATCTTCAACGACGGTTCCTTCGACGCGCTGCGCAAGGAGGGCTCCGAGGAGCGGTTGATCAGTGTGTCTCACGGTCAGCCGATCACGTTCGGGATCGACGGCGAGTACTGCGTGGTGAAGTCCGGGTTCGGCCTCGAGGTCGCCAAGACCGCCGATGTGTCCGTCGACGAGATCGTCCTGCACGACGCGACCACTCAGGATCCGGCCTACGCGTTCGCGCTGTCGCGGTTGAGTGAGCAGAACCTCGAACACACCGTCATGGGTATCTTCCGTCAGGTGAGTCGGCCGACCTACGACGAGATGGCGCACGATCAGGTGACCTCTGCGAGGGAATCCAAGCCCCATGACACCGAAGCTCTGCAATCCTTGCTTCGTGGCAAGGACACCTGGAACGTCGAATAG
- the mobA gene encoding molybdenum cofactor guanylyltransferase produces the protein MGRDKAMLEFSGRTFVEQIVATLAGRCAPVFVVAAPGQPLPALDAEVLRDDVRGVGPLLATARGLRAAADAGVERAFVSAVDMPYLTADLIDLLVGPSVRLGADVVLPWDGRDHYLAGVYRTDLASRAEELVAAGERSMRALVDAVDTQRIVLPEQRSLTNVNAPSDWG, from the coding sequence ATGGGCCGAGACAAGGCGATGCTCGAATTCTCCGGGCGGACGTTCGTCGAGCAGATCGTCGCGACGCTGGCCGGCCGCTGCGCGCCCGTCTTCGTCGTGGCTGCGCCGGGGCAGCCGCTGCCTGCCCTCGACGCCGAGGTGCTGCGCGACGACGTCCGTGGTGTCGGCCCACTGCTGGCGACGGCCAGGGGATTGCGAGCCGCAGCCGACGCCGGCGTGGAACGGGCCTTCGTCTCCGCCGTCGACATGCCCTACCTGACCGCTGATCTGATCGACCTGCTGGTCGGTCCCTCGGTGCGGTTGGGGGCCGACGTGGTGTTGCCATGGGACGGGCGCGATCACTATCTGGCCGGCGTCTACCGCACCGATCTCGCGTCCCGCGCCGAGGAACTGGTCGCTGCGGGGGAGCGCAGCATGCGTGCCCTGGTGGATGCCGTCGACACGCAGCGCATCGTATTGCCGGAACAGCGCTCGCTCACCAACGTGAACGCGCCCTCCGACTGGGGTTAG
- a CDS encoding transglycosylase family protein, producing the protein MKNIRRTCGLATIAGALVVAPMVSTVMGAGIAHADGGVNWDAVAACESGGNWSTATGNGYYGGLQFAMGTWRANGGSGSPHHASKEEQIRVANNVLKSQGIGAWPVCGRRG; encoded by the coding sequence TTGAAGAACATCCGCAGAACCTGTGGTCTGGCCACCATCGCCGGGGCGCTCGTCGTGGCCCCGATGGTTTCGACGGTGATGGGCGCCGGCATCGCTCATGCGGACGGTGGCGTGAACTGGGATGCCGTTGCGGCCTGCGAGTCGGGCGGCAACTGGAGCACCGCGACCGGGAACGGTTACTACGGCGGCCTGCAGTTCGCGATGGGCACCTGGCGAGCCAACGGTGGCAGCGGCTCGCCGCACCACGCGAGCAAGGAAGAGCAGATCCGCGTTGCCAACAACGTGTTGAAGTCTCAGGGCATCGGCGCATGGCCGGTGTGTGGCCGACGCGGCTGA
- a CDS encoding transglycosylase family protein, whose amino-acid sequence MKINGIAKTIAGSVKLIVLTGAFAILAMAMATGMSTGTAHADSMNWDAVAKCESGGNWAANTGNGNYGGLQFKPATWSSHGGVGSPATASREEQIRVAENVLVSQGPGAWPTCGAKGGTPTIWNASTTTAPTAPAATGCQAMPTKGLLGFINPRQMCTAFLNPLGALTVQR is encoded by the coding sequence ATGAAGATCAACGGCATCGCCAAGACCATCGCCGGCAGCGTCAAGCTGATCGTGCTCACCGGCGCCTTCGCCATCCTCGCGATGGCCATGGCGACCGGTATGTCGACGGGCACCGCGCACGCCGACTCGATGAACTGGGATGCCGTGGCCAAGTGTGAGTCGGGCGGCAACTGGGCCGCCAACACCGGCAACGGTAATTACGGCGGACTCCAGTTCAAGCCGGCCACCTGGAGCTCGCACGGCGGCGTCGGATCGCCCGCGACGGCCTCACGTGAGGAGCAGATCCGCGTGGCCGAGAACGTCCTGGTCAGCCAAGGCCCCGGCGCATGGCCGACATGCGGCGCCAAGGGCGGCACTCCGACGATCTGGAACGCCTCGACGACGACCGCCCCGACAGCGCCGGCCGCGACCGGCTGCCAGGCGATGCCGACCAAGGGACTGCTCGGCTTCATCAACCCCCGCCAGATGTGCACCGCCTTCCTCAACCCGCTGGGCGCCCTGACCGTTCAGCGCTGA
- a CDS encoding FAD-dependent oxidoreductase → MTSEILVVGAGIAGLATAVALQRRQHRVTIVEERADTSSGAGISLWPNALAALDEIGLGDAVRASGGRVAAGAMRWSDGAWLRRPEAERIVTALGEPLVVVRRSTLTKLLTEALVPGTIETGLAASELVVTAAGVRVTLTDGSTREAAAVVGADGVGSMVARHLNGALRHRYAGYTAWRGVAEYALDPQLAGETVGTGTEFGHVPLGPSHTYWFGTERRPEGTASPDGELAHLRTKYGRWADPIPALLAATQPDDVLRNDLYDREAARRWSRGPVVLVGDAAHPMRPHLGQGGCQGLEDAAVLAHCVASGDDLSAAFARYAEFRKPRTRALARESRIVGRVVNARPALLGAAAVRASSLVPEVVLMRHLASVAGRSAFALPEVPRRQR, encoded by the coding sequence GTGACGTCAGAAATCCTCGTCGTCGGGGCGGGCATCGCGGGGTTGGCGACCGCGGTGGCCCTGCAACGCCGCCAGCATCGGGTGACCATCGTCGAGGAGCGGGCGGACACCTCGTCGGGCGCGGGAATCAGCCTCTGGCCCAACGCGTTGGCCGCGCTGGACGAGATCGGCCTCGGCGACGCCGTCCGCGCCTCGGGTGGCCGGGTCGCAGCGGGGGCCATGCGGTGGTCCGACGGCGCATGGCTCCGCCGTCCGGAAGCCGAACGCATCGTCACGGCGCTCGGCGAGCCGCTGGTGGTGGTGCGCCGCTCCACGCTGACGAAACTCCTGACCGAGGCGCTGGTGCCGGGCACCATCGAAACCGGTTTGGCAGCAAGCGAACTCGTGGTCACCGCCGCCGGGGTCCGGGTCACCCTGACGGACGGGAGCACACGCGAGGCGGCGGCCGTCGTCGGCGCGGACGGCGTGGGGTCGATGGTGGCACGCCATCTCAATGGCGCATTGCGCCACCGCTACGCGGGCTACACCGCATGGCGGGGAGTCGCCGAGTACGCCCTCGATCCTCAGTTGGCCGGCGAGACCGTCGGCACCGGAACCGAGTTCGGTCACGTACCGCTCGGCCCCTCCCACACCTACTGGTTCGGCACCGAACGCCGGCCCGAGGGCACCGCCTCCCCCGACGGCGAGTTGGCCCACCTCCGGACGAAGTACGGCCGCTGGGCCGATCCCATCCCCGCCCTCTTGGCCGCCACTCAACCCGACGACGTGTTGCGCAACGACCTGTACGACCGCGAGGCGGCTCGACGATGGTCCCGCGGACCCGTCGTGCTGGTGGGTGATGCCGCCCATCCGATGAGGCCGCACCTGGGCCAGGGCGGTTGTCAGGGCTTGGAGGACGCCGCCGTCCTGGCGCACTGCGTCGCCTCGGGTGACGATCTGTCCGCAGCCTTCGCCCGCTACGCGGAGTTTCGGAAGCCGCGGACGCGTGCACTGGCGCGGGAGTCGCGGATCGTGGGCCGGGTCGTCAACGCGCGACCCGCCCTGCTGGGGGCGGCAGCCGTACGGGCCTCGTCACTCGTGCCGGAGGTGGTCTTGATGCGCCATCTGGCGTCGGTCGCCGGGCGCTCGGCCTTCGCGTTGCCCGAGGTGCCGCGGCGTCAGCGCTGA
- a CDS encoding dimethylamine monooxygenase subunit DmmA family protein yields the protein MRTAIELTSVPAWAIAPSHPDVDLSGRYWTIVAFDGDAETAQIVAGWLTRIAAHRPAATPRVHHVRDDAAARSEVSEDMATAVVGWRLMIAGPADACLRLRAHAVGNHVGDDEITVATTGIADRDVQCAHCRAVTRAAVELDGVLPCRGCGRQLVVQRHVSRRLGAHLGTMA from the coding sequence ATGAGAACCGCCATCGAGTTGACCAGTGTGCCTGCCTGGGCGATTGCGCCCAGTCATCCGGACGTCGACCTGTCCGGGCGGTACTGGACGATCGTGGCCTTCGACGGGGACGCCGAGACCGCGCAGATCGTCGCCGGCTGGCTCACCCGAATCGCGGCGCACCGCCCCGCGGCGACTCCGCGCGTCCACCATGTTCGCGACGACGCCGCGGCGCGTTCCGAGGTCTCCGAGGACATGGCCACCGCCGTCGTCGGATGGCGGCTGATGATTGCCGGGCCGGCCGACGCGTGCCTGCGCCTGCGGGCGCACGCCGTCGGGAATCACGTCGGCGACGACGAGATCACGGTGGCCACCACCGGCATCGCGGACCGTGACGTGCAGTGTGCGCATTGCCGTGCGGTGACACGCGCTGCGGTCGAACTCGACGGTGTCCTGCCGTGCCGGGGCTGCGGACGCCAGCTCGTCGTCCAGCGACATGTGTCACGTCGCCTCGGCGCGCATCTTGGGACCATGGCGTGA
- a CDS encoding PDR/VanB family oxidoreductase: protein MSTAELVVVALDDRIPGVRSLRLARRDGGPLPSFTPGSHLVVECGPVLNAYSLTSDGVAPTGYEISVLERPDGSGGSGWIHQLDVGDTVATRPPRSAFAPVLRATRHLLVAAGIGITPMVSHLRSARRWGRDAELLYVHRPGRGAHVQDVERLTAAVSIFTDRAAFTSALAGALARQPLGTHLYLCGPAAFMDDVTAMATDLGWPPSRVHVEHFGTAAFDPGEPFEVHLTISGDRFTVDAGVSLLAALQARGHAVPHLCRRGVCGECRIAVTGGEILHRDLYLSESERDIGDSMMCCVSRAAGDRLELAL from the coding sequence GTGAGCACCGCGGAGTTGGTGGTGGTCGCCCTCGACGACCGGATCCCCGGTGTCCGGAGTCTGCGATTGGCGCGACGCGACGGCGGACCGTTGCCGTCGTTCACACCGGGCAGTCACCTCGTCGTCGAATGCGGACCCGTCCTCAACGCGTACTCGCTCACCAGCGACGGGGTCGCACCGACCGGCTATGAGATCTCGGTCCTGGAGCGCCCGGACGGTTCCGGTGGGTCCGGATGGATCCACCAACTCGACGTGGGCGACACCGTCGCCACCCGCCCACCCCGCAGCGCCTTCGCCCCCGTATTGCGGGCCACCAGGCACCTGCTGGTGGCGGCGGGAATCGGCATCACGCCGATGGTGTCGCATCTGCGCAGCGCCCGCCGCTGGGGCAGGGACGCCGAACTGCTGTACGTCCACCGGCCCGGGCGCGGGGCCCACGTCCAGGACGTCGAGCGGCTGACCGCAGCCGTCTCGATCTTCACCGACCGTGCGGCGTTCACGTCGGCGCTTGCCGGTGCGCTCGCTCGGCAGCCACTCGGCACACACCTCTATCTCTGCGGCCCCGCAGCCTTCATGGACGACGTGACCGCCATGGCCACCGATCTCGGATGGCCTCCGAGCCGTGTGCACGTCGAGCACTTCGGGACCGCCGCGTTCGACCCCGGCGAGCCGTTCGAGGTGCATCTGACCATCTCCGGTGACCGATTCACCGTCGACGCCGGGGTCTCGCTGCTCGCGGCGCTGCAGGCGCGCGGCCACGCCGTTCCCCACCTGTGCAGGCGGGGTGTGTGCGGCGAATGCCGGATCGCGGTGACCGGCGGCGAGATATTGCACCGTGACCTCTACCTGAGCGAGTCCGAGCGCGACATCGGGGACTCCATGATGTGCTGCGTCTCCCGGGCGGCCGGAGACCGATTGGAGTTGGCCCTATGA
- a CDS encoding heme-dependent oxidative N-demethylase family protein yields the protein MTVSAPDLLATFPFPFSADSYRYSTNLAPAGTAVTTSTGQWGDRIVDVDSEYEAELAERAAILAVDPTRHAVLPHMRPAAWDTMLTLMRELATAHPESMSLDRNGATWHWRNSRLGVSQDFVYGDESTLPVEPLLYIAGQVQEDIVLLDQRGGELFVDAGVVTFAAAWSFGFDLGMEFLEVHGPVPRLRESGVITRARDFILRLQPNDAFRRTNWSMAIGRRLDLSLERYPEWAPDRDLAAAADDDEFGRLIHLRVEAQHLIRLPESGAVCFLIRTYMLPLCDLATVEPWRLRMAAVLAELPEDLADYKGITAYRDRVVQWLRSHGPS from the coding sequence ATGACCGTCTCGGCTCCAGACCTGTTGGCCACCTTCCCCTTTCCGTTCTCGGCCGACAGCTACCGGTACAGCACCAACCTGGCGCCCGCGGGCACCGCGGTGACGACCTCCACCGGACAATGGGGCGACCGGATCGTCGACGTGGATAGCGAGTACGAGGCCGAACTCGCCGAGCGGGCCGCGATCCTGGCCGTAGATCCCACCCGCCACGCCGTCCTGCCCCACATGCGGCCCGCGGCCTGGGACACGATGCTGACCCTCATGCGCGAACTGGCGACCGCCCATCCGGAGAGCATGTCGCTGGATCGGAACGGCGCCACCTGGCACTGGCGCAACTCCCGACTCGGGGTGAGCCAGGACTTCGTGTACGGCGACGAGTCGACGCTGCCGGTCGAACCGCTGCTCTACATCGCGGGGCAGGTGCAGGAGGACATCGTCCTTCTGGATCAACGCGGCGGCGAGTTGTTCGTCGATGCCGGCGTGGTCACCTTCGCCGCGGCCTGGTCGTTCGGCTTCGACCTCGGGATGGAGTTCCTCGAGGTCCACGGCCCCGTGCCGCGGCTACGCGAGAGCGGCGTCATCACCCGCGCCCGTGACTTCATCCTGCGATTGCAACCGAACGACGCCTTCCGGCGCACCAACTGGTCGATGGCGATCGGCCGCCGCCTCGACCTCTCGCTGGAGCGCTATCCCGAGTGGGCACCCGATCGGGACCTGGCCGCCGCCGCCGACGACGACGAGTTCGGGCGGCTCATCCACCTTCGGGTCGAGGCGCAACACCTGATCAGGCTGCCGGAGTCCGGCGCCGTCTGCTTCTTGATCCGCACGTACATGCTGCCGCTGTGCGACCTCGCCACCGTCGAGCCGTGGCGGCTGCGCATGGCGGCGGTGCTCGCCGAACTCCCCGAGGACCTCGCCGACTACAAGGGCATCACCGCTTACCGCGACCGCGTCGTGCAGTGGCTGCGATCGCACGGACCGTCGTGA
- a CDS encoding S9 family peptidase, which yields MAAIARTVVTGHPFADLDAFLAWPRLSGLAVSADGTRAVTTVSELDAKRTEYVTAIWELDVTGERPARRLTRGVKGESSPVFSAAGDLYFVATRDVAGADPGDEPTASLWQLPAAGGEAVCVLELPGGVDAVHTARTADVTLVTAALMPSASSVEDDERIRALRKDGKITAMLHTGYPVRHWDHDIGPAEPHLIDVAGVHDLVPGPGQGLREAGVDVSADGRFAVTSWSVAGPGASLRNVLMRIDIATAERTTIADDPLADLGAPAISPDGTTAAFIRETHSTPVQAPRMTLCLMTFGHDFVEIITDWDRWPSSVAWTVDGSRLIVTADDAGRCPVFLVDPADSSVTRLTPDDFSYSNVCPAPGGVIFALRSSYRSPSHPVRIDPDGAVTPLPCLDAPPLPGELTEVTAVADDGSRVRSWLVLPSRDQLAPLVLWIHGGPLASWNSWHWRWNPWLLAARGYAVLLPDPALSTGYGQEFIQRGWGAWGFAPYTDLMVATDAALEHPRVDATRTAAMGGSFGGYMANWIAGHTDRFEAIVTHASLWALDQFGSTTDAAYWWAREMSAEMAELNSPHRSVGKVSTPTLVIHGDKDYRVPIGEGLRLWFDLLTASGLPAADDGTSPHRFLYFPTEGHWVLAPQHTKIWYQVVLGFLGQHLMGDAVELPEALG from the coding sequence GTGGCTGCGATCGCACGGACCGTCGTGACGGGCCACCCCTTCGCCGATCTCGACGCGTTCCTCGCGTGGCCGCGGCTGTCCGGTCTCGCCGTGTCCGCCGACGGGACCCGTGCGGTCACCACGGTCAGCGAACTCGACGCGAAGCGCACCGAATACGTCACCGCGATATGGGAACTCGACGTCACCGGGGAGCGGCCGGCCCGGCGCCTGACGCGAGGCGTGAAGGGTGAGTCATCGCCGGTGTTCAGCGCCGCCGGTGACCTCTACTTCGTCGCCACGCGCGACGTCGCCGGTGCCGATCCGGGTGACGAACCGACCGCATCGCTGTGGCAGCTGCCCGCCGCCGGGGGCGAGGCGGTGTGCGTGCTGGAACTCCCGGGCGGGGTGGACGCCGTGCACACTGCGCGTACGGCCGACGTCACGCTGGTCACGGCGGCGCTGATGCCTTCGGCCAGCAGCGTCGAGGACGACGAGCGGATCCGGGCGCTGCGCAAGGACGGCAAGATCACCGCCATGCTCCACACGGGTTATCCGGTGCGGCACTGGGATCACGACATCGGGCCGGCCGAGCCGCATCTCATCGACGTCGCCGGTGTCCACGACCTCGTCCCCGGCCCTGGCCAGGGTCTTCGCGAGGCAGGGGTCGACGTCAGCGCCGACGGCCGGTTCGCCGTGACGTCCTGGTCGGTGGCCGGGCCCGGCGCCTCGCTCCGCAACGTGCTGATGCGGATCGACATCGCCACCGCCGAGCGCACGACGATCGCCGACGATCCGCTGGCCGATCTCGGCGCCCCGGCGATCTCACCCGACGGCACCACGGCGGCATTCATTCGCGAGACGCATTCGACCCCAGTGCAGGCACCTCGAATGACGTTGTGCCTCATGACGTTCGGGCACGACTTCGTCGAGATCATCACCGACTGGGACCGCTGGCCGTCCTCCGTGGCGTGGACGGTGGACGGCTCGCGGCTGATCGTCACCGCCGACGACGCGGGTCGCTGCCCGGTGTTCCTCGTCGATCCCGCCGACTCCTCGGTGACCCGGCTGACGCCCGACGACTTCAGCTACTCCAACGTGTGCCCCGCGCCAGGTGGGGTGATCTTCGCGCTGCGCAGCTCCTACCGGTCGCCGTCGCACCCCGTGCGCATCGATCCCGACGGCGCCGTCACACCGCTGCCGTGCCTCGACGCGCCGCCGCTGCCGGGCGAGCTGACCGAGGTCACCGCCGTCGCCGACGACGGCAGCCGGGTCCGGTCCTGGCTGGTGTTGCCCTCTCGCGACCAGCTCGCCCCGCTGGTGCTGTGGATCCACGGCGGGCCGCTGGCCAGTTGGAACAGCTGGCACTGGCGCTGGAACCCCTGGCTGCTGGCGGCGCGCGGGTACGCGGTGTTGTTGCCCGACCCGGCGCTGTCGACGGGCTACGGCCAGGAGTTCATCCAACGTGGCTGGGGTGCTTGGGGATTCGCGCCGTATACCGACCTGATGGTGGCCACCGACGCGGCGCTGGAGCATCCGCGGGTCGATGCGACCCGCACCGCGGCGATGGGCGGGTCGTTCGGCGGCTACATGGCCAACTGGATCGCCGGCCACACCGACCGGTTCGAGGCGATCGTCACCCATGCCAGCCTGTGGGCGCTCGACCAGTTTGGGTCGACCACCGACGCCGCCTACTGGTGGGCTCGAGAGATGTCGGCGGAGATGGCCGAACTCAATTCCCCGCACCGAAGCGTGGGGAAGGTGTCCACCCCGACGCTGGTGATCCACGGGGACAAGGACTATCGCGTGCCGATCGGCGAGGGCCTGCGGCTGTGGTTCGACCTGCTGACGGCGTCGGGCTTGCCCGCCGCCGACGACGGCACCAGCCCGCACCGGTTCCTGTACTTCCCGACCGAGGGGCACTGGGTGCTCGCGCCGCAACACACCAAGATCTGGTATCAGGTCGTCCTGGGTTTTTTGGGCCAGCACCTAATGGGCGACGCCGTCGAGCTTCCGGAAGCGCTCGGGTGA